A single Pseudomonas sp. MM223 DNA region contains:
- the fumA gene encoding Fumarate hydratase class I, aerobic (*Name fumA), producing MTVIKQDDLIQSVADALQFISYYHPVDFIQAMHEAYLREESPAARDSIAQILINSRMCATGHRPICQDTGIVTVFVRVGMDVRWDGATLSVDDMINEGVRRAYNLPENVLRASILADPAGARKNTKDNTPAVIHYSIVPGDKVEVDVAAKGGGSENKSKMAMLNPSDSIVDWVLKTVPTMGAGWCPPGMLGIGIGGTAEKAAVMAKEVLMESIDIHELKARGPQNRLEEIRLELFEKVNQLGIGAQGLGGLTTVLDVKIMDYPTHAASLPVCMIPNCAATRHAHFVLDGSGPAELEAPSLDAYPEIVWEAGPSARRVNLDDITPEEVASWKPGETILLNGKMLTGRDAAHKRMVEMLNRGEALPVDLKGRFIYYVGPVDPVGDEVVGPAGPTTATRMDKFTRQILEQTGLLGMIGKSERGPTAIEAIKDNKAVYLMAVGGAAYLVAQAIRKSKVLAFAELGMEAIYEFEVKDMPVTVAVDSNGESVHITGPALWQSKIAESLAVEVK from the coding sequence ATGACCGTGATCAAGCAAGACGACCTGATTCAGAGCGTCGCCGACGCCCTGCAATTCATCTCGTACTACCACCCCGTCGATTTCATCCAGGCCATGCACGAGGCCTATCTGCGTGAAGAGTCGCCTGCTGCGCGCGACTCCATCGCCCAGATCCTGATCAACTCGCGCATGTGCGCCACCGGCCACCGCCCGATCTGCCAGGACACCGGTATCGTCACCGTGTTCGTGCGTGTGGGCATGGACGTGCGCTGGGACGGCGCCACCTTGAGCGTCGACGACATGATCAACGAAGGTGTGCGTCGCGCCTACAACCTGCCTGAAAACGTGCTGCGTGCTTCGATCCTGGCCGACCCGGCCGGTGCCCGCAAGAACACCAAGGACAACACCCCGGCAGTGATCCACTACTCCATCGTCCCCGGCGACAAGGTCGAGGTCGATGTCGCAGCCAAAGGCGGCGGCTCGGAGAACAAGTCGAAGATGGCCATGCTCAACCCGTCCGACTCGATCGTCGACTGGGTACTGAAGACCGTCCCGACCATGGGCGCTGGCTGGTGCCCGCCTGGCATGCTCGGCATCGGCATCGGCGGTACCGCCGAGAAGGCCGCCGTCATGGCCAAGGAAGTGTTGATGGAATCCATCGACATCCACGAGCTGAAAGCCCGTGGCCCGCAGAACCGCCTGGAAGAAATCCGCCTGGAGCTGTTCGAGAAGGTCAACCAGCTGGGCATCGGCGCCCAGGGCCTGGGTGGCCTGACCACCGTGCTCGACGTCAAGATCATGGACTACCCGACCCACGCCGCGTCGCTGCCGGTGTGCATGATCCCCAACTGCGCCGCCACCCGTCACGCCCACTTCGTGCTCGACGGCTCCGGCCCGGCCGAACTGGAAGCGCCGTCGCTGGACGCCTACCCGGAAATCGTCTGGGAAGCCGGCCCAAGTGCCCGCCGCGTCAACCTCGACGACATCACCCCGGAAGAAGTCGCCAGCTGGAAGCCGGGCGAAACCATCCTGCTCAACGGCAAGATGCTGACCGGCCGCGATGCCGCGCACAAGCGCATGGTCGAAATGCTCAACCGTGGCGAAGCGCTGCCGGTGGACCTGAAAGGCCGCTTTATCTACTACGTAGGCCCGGTCGACCCGGTTGGTGACGAAGTGGTAGGCCCTGCCGGCCCGACCACCGCTACCCGCATGGACAAGTTCACCCGCCAGATCCTTGAGCAAACCGGCCTGTTGGGCATGATCGGCAAGTCCGAGCGTGGCCCGACCGCCATCGAAGCGATCAAGGACAACAAAGCCGTGTACCTGATGGCCGTTGGCGGCGCTGCCTACCTGGTGGCCCAGGCCATCCGCAAGTCGAAGGTCCTGGCCTTCGCCGAGCTGGGCATGGAAGCGATCTACGAGTTCGAGGTCAAGGACATGCCGGTTACCGTTGCCGTAGACAGCAACGGTGAGTCGGTGCACATCACTGGCCCTGCCCTGTGGCAGAGCAAGATTGCCGAGAGCCTGGCAGTCGAAGTGAAGTAA
- the yhbO gene encoding Protein/nucleic acid deglycase 2 (*Name yhbO) gives MTAKKILMLVGDYVEDYEAMVPFQALSMVGHTVHAVCPEKLAGQTVRTAIHDFEGEQTYSEKPGHNFALNYDFVRVRPESYDALLIPGGRAPEYLRLDEKVLELVRAFDQAGKPIAAVCHGAQLLAAAGVLEGRECSAYPACAPEVRLAGGKFIDIAVDQAHVDGNLVTAPAWPAHPAWLAAFLKVLGTRIA, from the coding sequence ATGACGGCGAAGAAGATTCTGATGCTGGTGGGCGACTACGTCGAAGATTACGAGGCGATGGTGCCGTTCCAGGCCTTGAGCATGGTGGGCCACACGGTGCATGCGGTGTGCCCGGAGAAACTGGCGGGGCAGACCGTGCGCACTGCCATCCATGATTTTGAGGGTGAGCAGACCTACAGCGAAAAGCCGGGGCACAACTTTGCCCTGAATTACGACTTTGTGCGGGTGCGGCCCGAGAGTTACGACGCGCTGCTGATCCCGGGTGGTCGTGCGCCGGAATACCTGCGCCTGGATGAGAAGGTGCTGGAGCTGGTGAGGGCGTTCGACCAGGCCGGCAAGCCGATTGCGGCGGTGTGCCATGGCGCCCAGCTGCTGGCAGCGGCGGGTGTGCTGGAGGGGCGCGAATGCAGCGCGTACCCGGCGTGTGCGCCAGAGGTGCGTTTGGCGGGCGGCAAGTTCATCGATATCGCGGTGGACCAGGCCCATGTGGATGGCAACCTGGTGACCGCACCGGCGTGGCCAGCGCACCCGGCGTGGCTGGCGGCCTTCCTCAAGGTGCTGGGTACCCGTATTGCCTGA
- the ywiE gene encoding putative cardiolipin synthase YwiE (*Name ywiE), with product MPGPVFPWRDGNQFELLIDGPEFFPRMLAAIERAEFQVDLELYLVEAGACAEAVVEALEQAARRGVRIRCLFDDYGSLAFNSALRQRLLEAGVYLRWYNRLRWKRGLRNLYRDHRKLLLVDERWAVVGGTGVTDEFWKPGDATSEWHEVMVQIQGPVVTDWQLLFDRQWYANNRRTAWRPAEGFGLPRLPKVPAHGRGMGRVAYADARQHQDILHSLVRALNSGKQRVWLATPYFLPTWSVRRSLRRAASKGLDVRLLLTGPRTDHPSVRYAGHRYYPRLLRAGVRIFEYQPCFLHLKMAVVDDWVSVGSCNFDHWNLRFNLEANIEALDPPLTAAVVASFEHDFALSEEVNLDHWHARPLWRRVKQRIWGWIDRLVVNVLDRRD from the coding sequence ATGCCGGGGCCGGTCTTCCCCTGGCGGGATGGCAACCAGTTCGAACTGCTGATCGACGGCCCCGAGTTCTTTCCGCGCATGCTGGCGGCAATCGAGCGTGCCGAGTTTCAAGTCGACCTGGAGCTGTACCTGGTAGAGGCCGGCGCCTGTGCCGAGGCAGTGGTCGAAGCGCTGGAACAGGCCGCCCGGCGTGGTGTGCGGATACGTTGCCTGTTCGATGACTATGGCTCGCTGGCCTTCAACAGCGCCCTGCGCCAGCGCCTGCTGGAGGCCGGTGTGTACCTGCGCTGGTACAACCGCCTGCGCTGGAAGCGTGGCCTGCGCAACCTGTACCGTGACCACCGCAAGCTGCTGCTGGTGGACGAACGCTGGGCGGTGGTGGGCGGCACAGGCGTTACCGACGAGTTCTGGAAACCGGGCGACGCGACCAGCGAATGGCATGAGGTAATGGTGCAGATTCAGGGGCCGGTGGTTACCGACTGGCAGCTGCTGTTCGACCGCCAGTGGTACGCCAACAACCGTCGCACCGCCTGGCGCCCTGCCGAAGGCTTCGGCCTGCCGCGGCTACCCAAGGTGCCTGCCCACGGGCGGGGCATGGGCCGGGTGGCCTATGCTGACGCCCGCCAGCACCAGGACATCCTGCATTCGCTGGTGCGGGCGCTGAACAGTGGCAAGCAACGGGTATGGCTGGCTACGCCGTACTTTCTGCCGACCTGGAGCGTGCGCCGTTCGTTGCGCCGTGCCGCCAGCAAAGGGCTTGATGTACGCCTGTTGCTGACTGGCCCACGCACTGACCACCCGTCGGTGCGCTATGCCGGGCACCGCTACTACCCACGCCTGCTGCGCGCCGGGGTGCGGATTTTCGAATACCAACCGTGCTTCCTGCACCTGAAGATGGCCGTGGTAGACGACTGGGTCAGCGTCGGGTCGTGCAACTTCGACCACTGGAACCTGCGCTTCAACCTTGAGGCCAACATCGAGGCGTTGGACCCGCCGTTGACGGCGGCGGTGGTGGCCAGTTTCGAACACGACTTTGCCTTGAGCGAGGAAGTTAACCTCGACCACTGGCATGCCCGCCCCCTGTGGCGCCGGGTAAAACAACGGATCTGGGGCTGGATCGACCGACTGGTGGTCAACGTGCTCGACCGCCGTGACTGA
- the nylB gene encoding 6-aminohexanoate-dimer hydrolase (*Name nylB), translated as MLKGLLLVLCLAMASAKAEDWPAPDWQTDPVTFNWQAVDAYAFPDRIPDRSGIRTDALLIIRDGRILHERYAAPTTAATAHLTWSVSKSVLATLMGVAQGEGRFQLQDPAARYYPAMRTHPGVRMADLLHWASGLDWQEDYEYAPLKSSVVAMLYTRGRDDMAAYTAARGTAASPGQRFLYSSGDSNLLAAALRGMLNAGQYPDYPWHALFTPLGIDSAVWERDRAGTYVGSSYLYLSARDLARIGLLMQREGQWQGRQLLPKAWVAFSRTPFTPAEPVPGEANPGGHWWLNQPLPGAGRPWPSAPADTFAALGHWGQALYVLPTQKLVIVRYADDRDGSYQHDELLKRVLAALAGEGA; from the coding sequence ATGCTGAAAGGTCTGCTGTTGGTTCTTTGCCTGGCCATGGCATCCGCCAAGGCTGAGGACTGGCCTGCCCCTGACTGGCAGACGGACCCTGTCACCTTCAACTGGCAAGCGGTCGACGCCTACGCCTTCCCTGACCGCATCCCCGACCGAAGCGGCATCCGCACCGATGCCCTGCTGATCATCCGCGACGGCCGCATCCTCCATGAGCGCTACGCCGCCCCCACCACCGCCGCCACCGCCCACCTGACTTGGTCGGTCAGCAAGAGCGTACTGGCCACACTCATGGGCGTGGCGCAAGGCGAAGGACGCTTTCAGTTGCAAGACCCGGCCGCCCGCTACTACCCGGCCATGCGCACCCACCCAGGTGTACGCATGGCCGACCTACTGCACTGGGCCAGTGGCCTGGACTGGCAGGAAGACTACGAATACGCCCCGCTCAAGTCCTCAGTGGTGGCCATGCTGTATACCCGTGGCCGTGACGACATGGCCGCCTACACGGCAGCACGGGGCACGGCGGCCAGCCCCGGCCAGCGGTTTCTCTATTCCAGTGGCGACAGCAACCTGCTGGCTGCTGCATTGCGCGGCATGCTCAATGCCGGGCAATACCCCGATTACCCCTGGCACGCGCTGTTCACCCCGTTGGGTATCGACAGCGCCGTGTGGGAGCGTGACCGGGCGGGCACCTACGTGGGTTCTTCCTATCTGTACCTCAGTGCCCGTGACCTGGCGCGTATCGGTTTGCTGATGCAGCGCGAGGGGCAGTGGCAAGGCCGGCAACTGCTGCCCAAGGCCTGGGTAGCCTTCAGCCGTACGCCGTTTACACCTGCCGAACCTGTCCCCGGTGAGGCCAATCCGGGCGGCCACTGGTGGCTCAATCAGCCGCTGCCTGGCGCCGGGCGGCCTTGGCCGAGTGCGCCTGCAGACACCTTCGCTGCCCTGGGGCACTGGGGCCAGGCGTTGTATGTGCTGCCGACACAAAAGCTGGTGATCGTGCGTTATGCCGATGACCGTGACGGCAGTTACCAGCACGACGAACTGCTCAAGCGCGTGCTGGCGGCTTTGGCCGGGGAGGGTGCATGA
- the acpH gene encoding Acyl carrier protein phosphodiesterase (*Name acpH) gives MNYLAHLHLGGPAPQQLLGSLYGDFVKGSLEGRFPPALEAAIRLHRHIDSYTDRHPLVLAALARFPRERRRFAGIVLDVFFDHCLARYWGNYAEQPLEQFTGAFYRVLLAEPEPPGRLARIAPFMAADDWLGAYGDFATLEQVFNGIARRLSRPEGMAGVMVELERLYEPLLADFREFYPQLQAFAAARMPDS, from the coding sequence ATGAACTACCTCGCACACTTGCACCTGGGCGGCCCGGCGCCGCAACAACTGCTTGGCAGCCTGTATGGCGACTTTGTCAAAGGCTCGCTGGAAGGGCGCTTCCCACCTGCGCTGGAGGCGGCTATCCGGCTGCACCGGCATATTGACAGCTACACCGATCGGCACCCGTTGGTGCTGGCGGCACTGGCGCGCTTTCCGCGCGAGCGGCGGCGCTTTGCCGGCATCGTGCTGGATGTGTTTTTCGACCATTGCCTGGCGCGGTATTGGGGCAATTATGCCGAGCAGCCGCTGGAGCAGTTTACTGGCGCGTTTTATCGGGTGCTGCTGGCGGAGCCCGAGCCGCCGGGGCGGCTGGCGCGGATTGCGCCGTTCATGGCAGCCGATGACTGGCTGGGGGCGTACGGCGATTTCGCCACGCTGGAGCAGGTGTTCAATGGCATTGCCCGGCGCTTGTCGCGGCCTGAGGGCATGGCCGGGGTGATGGTGGAGCTGGAGCGGCTGTATGAGCCGCTGCTGGCGGATTTTCGCGAGTTTTACCCGCAACTGCAGGCCTTTGCGGCGGCGCGGATGCCTGACAGCTGA
- the nemA_3 gene encoding N-ethylmaleimide reductase (*Name nemA_3), which produces MTTLFDPITLGDLQLPNRIIMAPLTRCRADEGRVPNALMAEYYVQRASAGLILSEATSVSAMGVGYPDTPGIWNDEQVRGWNNVTKAVHAAGGRIFLQLWHVGRISHPSYLNGELPVAPSAIQPKGHVSLVRPLSEFPTPRALETEEIIDIVEAYRSGAENAKAAGFDGVEIHGANGYLLDQFLQSSTNQRTDRYGGSLENRARLLLEVTDAVIDVWGANRVGVHLAPRADAHDMGDANRAETFTYVARELGKRGIAFICSREREADDSIGPLIKEAFGGPYIVNERFDKASANAALASGKADAVAFGVPFIANPDLPARLAADAPLNEARPETFYGKGPVGYIDYPRL; this is translated from the coding sequence ATGACAACGCTTTTCGATCCGATCACCCTGGGCGACCTGCAACTGCCCAACCGCATCATCATGGCCCCGCTCACCCGCTGCCGTGCCGACGAAGGCCGCGTGCCCAATGCACTGATGGCCGAATACTACGTGCAGCGCGCCAGTGCCGGGCTGATCCTCAGCGAGGCGACTTCGGTCAGCGCCATGGGCGTCGGCTACCCGGACACCCCCGGCATCTGGAACGATGAGCAGGTGCGTGGCTGGAACAACGTCACCAAAGCCGTGCATGCTGCGGGCGGGCGCATCTTCCTGCAGCTTTGGCACGTTGGCCGCATCTCCCATCCCAGCTACCTGAACGGCGAGCTGCCGGTCGCCCCCAGCGCGATCCAGCCCAAGGGCCATGTAAGCCTGGTACGCCCGCTGAGTGAATTCCCGACCCCGCGCGCGCTGGAAACAGAGGAAATCATCGATATCGTCGAGGCTTACCGCAGCGGTGCCGAAAATGCCAAGGCTGCCGGTTTCGATGGTGTAGAGATCCATGGCGCCAACGGCTACCTGCTTGACCAGTTCCTGCAAAGCAGCACCAACCAGCGCACCGACCGCTACGGCGGCTCGCTGGAAAACCGCGCACGCCTGCTGCTGGAGGTGACCGATGCGGTTATCGATGTGTGGGGCGCGAATCGCGTGGGCGTGCACCTGGCGCCGCGTGCCGATGCTCACGACATGGGTGATGCAAACCGCGCCGAAACCTTCACTTATGTGGCCCGTGAGTTGGGCAAGCGCGGCATCGCCTTTATCTGCTCACGGGAACGGGAAGCCGACGACAGCATCGGCCCGCTGATCAAAGAAGCGTTCGGCGGCCCGTACATCGTCAATGAGCGGTTTGACAAAGCCAGTGCCAATGCGGCCCTGGCCAGTGGCAAGGCCGATGCCGTGGCGTTTGGCGTGCCGTTCATCGCCAACCCCGACCTGCCGGCACGGCTGGCGGCGGATGCACCGTTGAACGAGGCGCGGCCGGAAACCTTCTATGGCAAGGGGCCGGTTGGGTATATCGATTACCCGCGGTTGTAA
- the oleD gene encoding 2-alkyl-3-oxoalkanoate reductase (*Name oleD): MRILVTGASGFIGGRFARFALEQGLDVRVSGRRAEGVEHLVKRGAQFIPGDLGDPELARRLCQGIEAVVHCAGAVGNWGRYQDFYQGNVVVTENVVEGCLKEHVRRLVHLSSPSIYFNGRSRLDIREDQVPRRFHDHYGQTKHLAEQKVFGAQEFGLEVLALRPRFVTGAGDASIFPRLMQMQRKGRVAIIGNGLNKVDFTSVHNLNEALLSALFADDRALGQAYNISNGQPLPLWDVVNYVMRQMQLPQVTRYRSYGMAYSLAAVNEAVCMLWPGRPQPTLSRLGMQVMSRDFTLDISRARQLLDYQPKVSLWTALDEFCGWWKHLPPGQ; encoded by the coding sequence ATGCGAATTCTGGTCACCGGCGCGAGTGGCTTCATTGGTGGGCGCTTTGCGCGCTTCGCCCTGGAGCAGGGCCTGGACGTGCGGGTCAGCGGCCGCCGCGCCGAAGGGGTCGAGCACCTGGTCAAGCGTGGGGCCCAGTTCATCCCCGGCGACCTGGGTGATCCCGAGCTGGCCCGCCGCCTGTGCCAGGGCATCGAGGCTGTGGTGCACTGTGCCGGCGCCGTGGGCAACTGGGGGCGCTACCAGGACTTCTATCAAGGCAACGTGGTTGTCACCGAAAACGTGGTCGAGGGCTGCCTGAAGGAACATGTGCGGCGCTTGGTGCACCTGTCGTCGCCGTCGATCTATTTCAATGGCCGCTCGCGCCTGGACATCCGTGAAGACCAGGTGCCGCGCCGTTTTCATGATCACTATGGGCAGACCAAGCACCTGGCTGAGCAAAAAGTGTTCGGTGCCCAGGAGTTCGGCCTTGAAGTGCTGGCGCTGCGCCCACGCTTCGTCACTGGTGCCGGCGATGCCAGCATCTTCCCGCGGCTGATGCAGATGCAGCGCAAAGGCCGCGTGGCAATCATCGGCAACGGCCTGAACAAAGTCGATTTCACCAGCGTGCACAACCTCAACGAAGCACTGCTAAGCGCCTTGTTTGCCGACGACCGCGCGCTGGGCCAGGCCTACAACATCAGCAACGGCCAGCCGTTGCCGCTGTGGGATGTGGTCAATTATGTGATGCGCCAGATGCAGTTGCCGCAGGTTACCCGCTACCGATCCTACGGCATGGCCTACAGCCTGGCCGCGGTGAACGAAGCTGTCTGCATGTTGTGGCCGGGGCGCCCGCAACCCACCCTGTCACGCTTGGGGATGCAGGTGATGAGCCGTGATTTCACCCTGGATATCAGCCGTGCCCGGCAGTTGCTGGACTACCAGCCCAAGGTCAGCCTGTGGACAGCGCTGGATGAATTCTGTGGCTGGTGGAAGCACCTGCCGCCGGGGCAGTAA
- a CDS encoding putative HTH-type transcriptional regulator, with amino-acid sequence MFDYKLLAALAAVIEQGGFERAAQVLGLSQSAISQRIKLLEARVGQPVLVRAMPPSPTEVGRQLLNHVQQVRLLERDLQRQVPALDEEGMPERLRIALNADSLATWWAGAVGNFCAQQNVLTDLVVEDQEVGLKRMRAGEVAACLCGSERPVAGARSLLLGAMRYRALASPGFMARHFPQGFVASRLARTPAIVYGPDDFLQHRYLASLGIEDGFLHHLCPSSEGFLRMTEAGLGWGLVPELQAREQLASGQLVEICSDTPIDVPLYWHHWRNGGQLLAQLTDHLRHTAQQWLVPL; translated from the coding sequence ATGTTCGACTACAAGTTGCTGGCCGCCCTGGCGGCGGTGATCGAACAGGGCGGTTTCGAGCGTGCCGCGCAAGTGCTGGGCCTGTCGCAGTCGGCCATCTCCCAGCGCATCAAGTTGCTTGAAGCACGGGTCGGGCAACCGGTGCTGGTGCGTGCCATGCCGCCCAGCCCGACCGAAGTTGGCCGGCAGTTGCTCAACCATGTGCAGCAGGTGCGCCTGCTTGAACGTGACTTGCAGCGCCAGGTACCGGCGCTGGACGAAGAAGGCATGCCGGAACGCCTGCGTATCGCCCTCAACGCCGATAGCCTGGCCACTTGGTGGGCTGGTGCGGTGGGCAACTTCTGTGCGCAACAGAACGTGCTGACCGACCTGGTGGTAGAGGACCAGGAAGTGGGCCTGAAACGCATGCGTGCCGGCGAAGTGGCGGCCTGCCTGTGTGGCAGTGAACGCCCCGTCGCCGGGGCGCGCAGCCTGCTACTGGGGGCCATGCGCTACCGGGCGTTGGCCAGCCCCGGGTTCATGGCGCGGCATTTCCCCCAGGGCTTTGTCGCCAGCCGCCTGGCCCGCACCCCGGCGATCGTGTACGGCCCGGATGACTTCCTGCAGCATCGCTACCTGGCATCACTGGGCATCGAGGATGGTTTCCTGCACCACCTGTGCCCGTCATCCGAAGGCTTCCTGCGCATGACCGAGGCCGGGCTGGGCTGGGGGCTGGTGCCCGAATTGCAGGCTCGGGAGCAACTGGCCAGCGGGCAGTTGGTGGAAATCTGCAGCGATACCCCCATCGACGTGCCGCTGTACTGGCATCATTGGCGCAATGGCGGGCAATTGCTCGCGCAACTGACCGACCACCTGCGGCACACCGCACAGCAATGGCTGGTGCCCTTGTAG
- the argO gene encoding Arginine exporter protein ArgO (*Name argO), whose amino-acid sequence MWQSYLNGMLVAFGLIMAIGAQNAFVLAQSLRREHHLPVAALCIVCDALLVAAGVFGLATVLAHNPTLLAVARWGGAVFLIWYGAKALRSACSKQSLQHQQGQGVRSRRAVLLSALAVTLLNPHVYLDTVLLIGSLGAQQTAPGAYVAGAASASLLWFSTLAIGAAWLAPWLARPATWRMLDLMVAVMMFAVAAQLIFN is encoded by the coding sequence ATGTGGCAAAGCTATCTCAACGGCATGCTGGTGGCCTTCGGCCTGATCATGGCCATCGGTGCACAAAACGCCTTCGTCCTCGCCCAGAGCCTGCGCCGCGAGCATCACCTGCCGGTGGCAGCGCTGTGCATCGTCTGTGATGCCCTGCTGGTGGCTGCCGGAGTGTTCGGCTTGGCCACGGTACTTGCGCACAACCCGACCTTGCTGGCGGTCGCACGTTGGGGCGGTGCAGTGTTCCTGATCTGGTACGGCGCCAAAGCCCTGCGCAGCGCCTGTTCCAAACAAAGCCTGCAACACCAGCAGGGCCAGGGCGTGCGCTCGCGCCGTGCAGTGCTGCTCAGTGCCCTGGCAGTCACGCTGCTGAACCCGCACGTCTACCTTGATACGGTGTTGCTGATCGGCTCGCTGGGCGCCCAGCAGACTGCACCTGGCGCCTACGTGGCCGGGGCAGCCAGTGCCTCGCTGCTGTGGTTCTCGACCCTGGCGATTGGTGCAGCCTGGCTGGCACCGTGGCTGGCACGCCCGGCGACCTGGCGCATGCTCGACCTGATGGTAGCGGTGATGATGTTCGCGGTGGCGGCGCAGTTGATCTTCAACTGA
- the sodB_2 gene encoding Superoxide dismutase [Fe] (*Name sodB_2), translated as MAFELPPLPYAHDALQPHISKETLEYHHDKHHNTYVVNLNNLVPGTEFEGKTLEEIVKTSSGGIFNNAAQVWNHTFYWNCLAPNAGGQPTGALADAINAAFGSFDKFKEEFTKTSVGTFGSGWGWLVKKADGSLALASTIGAGCPLTSGDTPLLTCDVWEHAYYIDYRNVRPKYVEAFWNLVNWAFVAEQFEGKTFKA; from the coding sequence ATGGCTTTTGAATTGCCGCCGCTGCCGTACGCCCACGATGCCCTGCAGCCGCACATCTCCAAGGAAACCCTGGAGTATCACCACGACAAGCACCACAACACCTATGTCGTGAACCTGAACAACCTGGTCCCAGGCACCGAATTCGAAGGCAAGACCCTGGAAGAGATCGTCAAGACCTCTTCGGGCGGCATCTTCAACAACGCCGCTCAAGTCTGGAACCACACCTTCTACTGGAACTGCCTGGCACCTAATGCCGGCGGTCAACCAACCGGTGCCCTGGCTGACGCCATCAACGCCGCTTTCGGTTCCTTCGACAAGTTCAAGGAAGAGTTCACCAAGACTTCGGTTGGCACCTTCGGTTCCGGCTGGGGCTGGCTGGTGAAGAAAGCTGACGGTTCCCTGGCCCTGGCCAGCACCATCGGCGCTGGCTGCCCGCTGACCAGCGGCGACACCCCGCTGCTGACCTGCGACGTCTGGGAACACGCCTACTACATCGACTACCGCAACGTCCGTCCAAAGTACGTCGAGGCGTTCTGGAACCTGGTCAACTGGGCCTTCGTTGCCGAACAGTTCGAAGGTAAAACCTTCAAGGCCTGA
- the mdtA_3 gene encoding Multidrug resistance protein MdtA (*Name mdtA_3), translating into MLRRRMLIMLAVVLLIVLALGGYKAFSIYQQIQMFTAPKPPITVAAALAEQRQWQERLPAVGSLKALQGVELSLEVEGIVKSLHFDSGQQVKAGQLLLQLNDDQETALLGTAQADLGLAKVDFGRGSQLVGDSAISRGEFDRLSSQYRRNQAVVEQLKAQKIKKSINAPFNGTIGIRQVDIGQYLAAGTVIATLQDTSSLYVDFNVPEQALPKLSLGQQVLLQVAAYPGQTFPASLSAINPKVEETTRNLLVRATLANPDGKLLPGMFANLLILLPNPQPQVVVPESAITYTLYGNSVYIAAPKKDKDGKPETDDKGQPQLVAEQRTVQTGERRDGMVVVSKGLQTGEQVVTAGQLKLTPGAAIRIGQDKALKPEQGVPGKD; encoded by the coding sequence ATGCTGCGCCGCCGCATGCTGATCATGTTGGCCGTGGTTCTGCTGATCGTGCTGGCCCTGGGGGGCTACAAGGCGTTCTCCATTTACCAGCAGATCCAGATGTTCACTGCCCCCAAGCCGCCTATCACCGTAGCGGCAGCCTTGGCCGAACAGCGCCAGTGGCAGGAGCGCCTGCCCGCCGTCGGCAGCCTCAAGGCACTGCAGGGCGTGGAGCTGAGCCTGGAGGTGGAGGGTATCGTCAAATCCCTGCACTTCGATTCAGGCCAGCAGGTCAAGGCCGGGCAACTGCTGCTGCAACTCAACGATGACCAGGAAACGGCCCTGCTCGGCACTGCCCAGGCCGACCTGGGCCTGGCCAAGGTCGATTTTGGCCGTGGCAGCCAACTGGTCGGCGACTCGGCCATTTCCCGGGGCGAGTTCGATCGCCTTAGCTCCCAGTACCGCCGAAATCAGGCGGTGGTCGAGCAGCTCAAGGCGCAGAAGATCAAGAAGAGCATCAACGCCCCGTTCAACGGCACCATCGGCATCCGCCAGGTAGACATCGGCCAGTACCTGGCCGCCGGCACGGTGATCGCCACCCTGCAGGACACCTCCAGCCTGTACGTAGACTTCAACGTACCGGAACAAGCCCTGCCGAAGTTGAGCCTGGGCCAGCAGGTGCTGTTGCAGGTGGCCGCCTACCCGGGCCAGACCTTCCCCGCCAGCCTCAGCGCCATCAACCCCAAGGTCGAGGAAACCACGCGCAACCTGCTGGTGCGTGCCACCCTGGCCAACCCGGACGGCAAGTTGCTGCCAGGCATGTTCGCCAACCTGCTGATCCTGCTGCCCAACCCACAACCGCAAGTGGTGGTGCCAGAAAGCGCCATTACCTACACGCTGTATGGCAACTCGGTGTACATCGCCGCGCCGAAGAAGGACAAGGACGGCAAGCCCGAAACCGACGACAAGGGCCAACCCCAACTGGTCGCCGAACAACGCACGGTTCAAACCGGCGAGCGCCGCGACGGCATGGTGGTGGTCAGCAAGGGCCTGCAAACCGGCGAGCAGGTGGTCACCGCCGGGCAACTGAAGCTCACCCCAGGCGCCGCTATCCGCATCGGCCAGGACAAAGCCCTCAAGCCCGAACAGGGCGTACCGGGCAAGGACTGA